From the Bacillus tuaregi genome, one window contains:
- a CDS encoding YIP1 family protein → MYHIRLFRGLREPYVQAQQLVKAEQVGGFWRKGLLLLLMTFLVAAVSAYFGIGNEILSKEIHTRSNTEFEAIKLFFAIGQIIWSLLQAIIILTIPSLFFWALSDIEWKKYIAMQFYVLTILLIGKIITIPFTVLLGLPDISNPFSLGVIGQYLTSHDLTLQFLSGITIFTIWAMLLQYKFVRALSQRPRWQTMLFVLGFNLFLLAISVFLQIMDLEKLL, encoded by the coding sequence ATGTATCATATACGGCTTTTCAGGGGGTTACGAGAGCCTTATGTTCAAGCGCAGCAATTAGTAAAAGCCGAACAAGTAGGGGGATTTTGGAGAAAGGGACTCCTGCTCTTATTGATGACGTTTCTAGTCGCCGCAGTCTCGGCTTATTTTGGCATCGGAAACGAAATCCTGTCAAAGGAAATACATACCCGCTCGAACACTGAATTTGAGGCGATCAAGCTATTCTTTGCTATTGGGCAAATCATTTGGTCCTTACTGCAAGCAATAATCATTCTCACAATACCATCACTCTTTTTCTGGGCATTGTCAGACATCGAGTGGAAGAAATACATAGCGATGCAATTTTACGTCTTAACGATTCTGTTAATTGGAAAGATTATTACTATACCTTTTACGGTTTTATTAGGTTTGCCGGACATCTCAAACCCATTTTCACTGGGCGTTATCGGACAATATCTTACATCCCATGACCTCACGCTGCAATTTTTGAGCGGCATCACCATCTTTACTATCTGGGCCATGCTTCTGCAATACAAATTTGTCAGAGCCCTGTCGCAACGTCCGCGATGGCAGACGATGCTATTCGTGCTCGGCTTCAATCTGTTCCTTCTGGCTATATCTGTCTTTTTGCAAATCATGGATCTTGAAAAATTGCTATAG
- a CDS encoding efflux RND transporter periplasmic adaptor subunit: MKWKSKIIIAAAIVLVAANLYLLLKDNSKVARSFYISEWTTAKVQNLRETMKTEGVTTPLEEQQVYFDERKGSFEGFLVKKGQEVQSGKTLFYYSTETYEDAIAVLESERDSLENQLDALEDKWDDLKDLDYKATRSVLDDELLINDYSVEIDLYQTEVEISRLESEIEKYDEQIDSIDRKMPHLEETSDIDGVVKNMNEDLSNPIITIVSKESMVKGMLSGDEQADIEPGMEVTVSLKNKDKTYKGTIQEVSIFPEDEPNVKMKSQYPFTVVLDKQVENLAHGTPVEVKITKDEVKNAITAPFSSMEKDGKTNWVYTLENGKVQRQKVTTGLHVNSVQQIKKGLKKGDTLAMAPQQVTKGTPTFYTPMQLDKWEKTMYKNLRKKELLKQTGKGFLSF; the protein is encoded by the coding sequence GTGAAATGGAAGTCCAAAATCATCATTGCCGCTGCTATTGTATTAGTCGCAGCGAATCTATATTTACTTTTAAAGGATAATAGTAAAGTTGCCCGCTCCTTCTATATATCGGAATGGACAACGGCCAAGGTGCAAAACCTACGTGAAACGATGAAAACAGAAGGGGTCACCACGCCGCTTGAGGAGCAGCAGGTTTATTTTGACGAAAGAAAAGGCAGCTTTGAGGGCTTTTTAGTTAAAAAAGGGCAAGAGGTTCAATCCGGTAAGACGTTATTCTATTATTCTACTGAAACCTATGAAGACGCCATTGCCGTGCTGGAATCTGAGCGTGACAGCCTCGAGAACCAGCTGGACGCCCTTGAGGATAAATGGGACGACCTGAAGGACCTTGATTACAAGGCAACCCGCTCTGTGCTCGATGATGAGCTTTTGATTAACGATTATTCGGTTGAAATCGATCTTTATCAAACAGAGGTGGAAATCAGCCGTCTCGAAAGCGAAATTGAAAAATACGATGAGCAAATTGATTCTATTGACCGTAAAATGCCGCATCTAGAGGAAACTAGCGACATCGACGGAGTCGTCAAGAATATGAATGAGGATCTTTCTAACCCGATTATCACGATTGTTTCGAAGGAAAGCATGGTCAAGGGAATGCTCTCAGGCGACGAGCAGGCCGATATCGAGCCGGGCATGGAAGTGACGGTTTCGCTGAAAAATAAGGATAAAACCTATAAAGGCACGATCCAGGAGGTTTCGATTTTTCCTGAAGACGAGCCGAATGTAAAGATGAAGAGCCAGTATCCGTTCACGGTTGTCCTCGACAAGCAGGTCGAAAACCTGGCACACGGTACCCCGGTTGAGGTGAAAATCACCAAGGATGAAGTCAAAAATGCGATTACCGCACCATTTTCCAGTATGGAAAAGGACGGCAAAACCAACTGGGTCTACACGCTCGAAAACGGGAAGGTTCAACGTCAAAAGGTCACCACCGGCCTTCACGTGAACAGCGTCCAGCAAATTAAGAAGGGTCTGAAGAAGGGCGACACGCTCGCCATGGCGCCACAGCAGGTCACAAAAGGCACCCCAACCTTCTACACCCCGATGCAGCTGGATAAATGGGAAAAAACCATGTACAAAAACCTCCGCAAAAAAGAACTGCTCAAGCAAACCGGAAAAGGATTTTTATCCTTTTAG
- the nagA gene encoding N-acetylglucosamine-6-phosphate deacetylase, with translation MSRTFLTQAKIYTGEAFFPEGFLLIENDQIAAVGRMEELPDIKAEDKVIELHDKATVMPGFIDVHIHGAGGADAMDATPEALATISSALPKEGTTSFLATTMSTNRDQITAAVQNVAAYMDNQNTAGAEVLGIHLEGPFLNPKRAGAQDPGNIIEPSIELFQKWIEAGKHQIKLVTLAPEQEGGCECVQHMASLQVMPSIGHSDAVYAEVEKAVQHGVKHATHLFNGMRGLHHREAGTAGAVLLMDEVKVEMIVDGIHIASEMVKLAYKLKGAEGIVLITDAMRAKGLGAGRYDLGGQEVIVDTEKGRATLEDGTLAGSILKYRDAVANMIDYTGCSLDEIVTMASVNPAKQINVFDRKGSLSAGKDADIVVVDDSLEILMTFCRGKMVYTRSAVE, from the coding sequence ATGTCTAGAACCTTTTTAACACAGGCAAAAATATATACTGGCGAAGCTTTTTTTCCAGAAGGCTTTCTTTTAATAGAAAACGATCAAATCGCGGCTGTGGGGAGGATGGAGGAGCTACCGGACATAAAGGCTGAGGATAAGGTCATCGAGCTTCATGACAAGGCGACGGTTATGCCCGGGTTCATCGATGTCCACATTCACGGGGCAGGAGGGGCGGATGCGATGGATGCGACACCGGAGGCCCTTGCGACGATTAGCTCGGCGCTGCCAAAGGAGGGGACGACAAGCTTTCTTGCTACCACGATGTCGACGAACCGTGATCAAATAACCGCTGCCGTCCAGAATGTCGCGGCGTACATGGATAATCAGAATACCGCTGGAGCAGAGGTGCTCGGAATTCACCTGGAGGGTCCGTTCCTCAATCCCAAACGAGCCGGTGCCCAGGACCCGGGGAACATCATCGAGCCGTCGATTGAACTTTTTCAAAAATGGATCGAGGCGGGAAAGCATCAGATTAAGCTGGTGACGCTGGCACCTGAGCAGGAGGGCGGCTGTGAGTGTGTCCAGCACATGGCTTCCTTGCAGGTGATGCCGTCGATTGGCCATAGCGATGCCGTTTATGCTGAGGTTGAAAAGGCGGTCCAGCATGGGGTCAAGCACGCGACCCATCTGTTTAATGGCATGAGAGGGCTCCATCATAGGGAAGCGGGAACGGCAGGGGCGGTCCTGCTGATGGACGAGGTTAAGGTGGAAATGATTGTGGACGGCATCCATATCGCATCTGAAATGGTGAAGCTGGCTTATAAGCTGAAGGGAGCCGAGGGAATCGTCCTCATTACCGATGCGATGCGTGCGAAGGGGCTGGGGGCAGGCAGGTACGACCTTGGCGGCCAGGAGGTTATCGTGGATACCGAAAAGGGCCGTGCAACGCTGGAGGACGGCACACTTGCGGGGAGCATCCTGAAGTACAGGGACGCCGTTGCGAATATGATCGATTACACAGGCTGCTCGCTCGATGAGATTGTCACGATGGCATCGGTCAACCCGGCAAAGCAAATCAATGTCTTTGATCGAAAGGGCAGCTTGAGCGCGGGAAAGGATGCCGATATCGTGGTTGTGGATGACAGCCTAGAGATACTGATGACCTTTTGCCGAGGGAAAATGGTTTATACAAGGAGTGCAGTTGAATGA
- the nagB gene encoding glucosamine-6-phosphate deaminase, whose product MKIIEAKDYQELSQIAASYIMEQVKQKPESVLGLATGGTMLGTYQALIEDYRKNGGDYQHVQTFNLDEYVGLAKSDENSYHHYMWEQLFSHINVAEDRAHLPNGKADDMEKECLEYERLIKESGGIDLQLLGIGQNGHIGFNEPGSAFDSITRMVPLKESTRQANARYFPTLEDVPTHAITMGISTIMKSKKIVLLASGSQKADILYDLYHSDITADIPATILRNHPDTTIIADWDALAKIRQAVG is encoded by the coding sequence ATGAAGATAATAGAAGCAAAGGATTATCAGGAGCTGAGTCAAATAGCGGCCAGCTATATCATGGAGCAGGTGAAGCAAAAGCCGGAATCGGTCCTGGGACTTGCCACTGGTGGCACGATGCTGGGCACGTACCAGGCACTGATTGAGGATTATCGGAAAAATGGCGGCGATTATCAGCACGTCCAAACCTTTAATCTGGATGAATACGTCGGTTTAGCGAAAAGCGATGAAAACAGCTACCACCATTATATGTGGGAGCAGCTGTTTAGCCATATAAACGTAGCGGAGGATCGAGCGCATTTGCCCAATGGAAAGGCAGATGATATGGAAAAAGAATGCCTGGAATATGAGCGGCTGATTAAGGAATCCGGTGGCATTGATTTGCAGCTCCTCGGGATTGGTCAAAATGGCCATATCGGCTTCAATGAACCGGGCAGCGCCTTTGACTCGATTACCCGCATGGTTCCGCTCAAGGAATCCACGCGTCAGGCGAATGCCCGTTATTTTCCGACGCTGGAGGATGTCCCAACACATGCCATTACCATGGGGATTTCAACGATCATGAAAAGCAAGAAAATCGTTCTGCTTGCCTCAGGCAGCCAAAAGGCAGACATCCTATATGACCTGTACCACTCAGACATTACCGCTGATATACCGGCAACGATTCTTAGAAATCACCCGGACACGACGATTATCGCTGATTGGGATGCATTAGCGAAGATTCGGCAAGCGGTGGGGTAA
- a CDS encoding S-layer homology domain-containing protein, with product MQKLLKVIVMLAAFFMIAPIAGHAEVFRDLPRSYLFYDDIQYLTEKKIIAGYSDDTFGATQAVTRAQAAIMIGRALELNGEAQDTAFSDVTSGVTGSGYIASAAEKGLIAGYPDGTFHPHEPVTRGQMAIFLDRAFQLKDNPHSTGFSDISPNMKAYESILNISASRITFGYEDGTYRPDVTVTRGQFSAFLARALEPSFRGSPIFTVDSISGWEKGTEITKADVDTEWVITFNDRVDSRTLDENIYVIRDRDGQKHDVYPQVESSDPKSVKVQLAFRLYDMDETYTLYIKRDVQSKLGNALMEPMVIPFQTNHPDFDMTQSFEEDGVQMEVNLDQQEEKILVKVKATNTTAEAIPYVGFNGCDPGITAQLYKDTADGPVRVGSRWENRGGCTQDVPQYSLAAGKSIETVDMLYPPQQDMEHLYVKIVFNRGTSGSNSSFNPIVVSIPLQND from the coding sequence TTGCAAAAATTACTCAAAGTTATTGTGATGCTTGCCGCCTTTTTTATGATTGCACCGATTGCTGGCCATGCCGAGGTATTTAGGGATTTGCCGCGCTCCTATCTTTTCTATGACGATATTCAATACCTGACGGAGAAAAAAATTATCGCAGGCTACTCCGATGATACCTTCGGCGCCACTCAGGCTGTGACACGTGCGCAAGCAGCCATTATGATTGGGCGCGCTCTGGAGTTGAATGGGGAAGCACAGGACACTGCATTTAGTGACGTCACTTCAGGGGTTACCGGTTCCGGCTATATTGCGTCAGCCGCTGAGAAGGGCTTAATTGCCGGCTATCCCGATGGCACCTTCCACCCACATGAACCTGTGACACGCGGTCAGATGGCGATTTTCTTAGACAGGGCTTTTCAGCTCAAGGACAATCCGCATTCCACTGGATTTAGTGATATTTCGCCCAACATGAAGGCTTATGAATCCATTCTAAACATAAGTGCAAGCCGAATCACCTTTGGTTATGAGGATGGGACCTACCGCCCGGATGTAACCGTCACCCGTGGACAGTTTTCTGCCTTTTTAGCACGGGCCCTCGAGCCGTCCTTTAGAGGAAGTCCTATTTTTACAGTAGATTCTATATCCGGCTGGGAAAAAGGAACAGAAATCACTAAGGCTGACGTGGATACGGAATGGGTGATTACCTTTAATGACCGCGTTGATAGCAGAACCTTGGATGAAAATATTTATGTCATTCGCGACAGGGATGGTCAAAAACATGACGTCTATCCACAGGTTGAGTCCTCCGACCCGAAATCGGTGAAGGTTCAATTAGCTTTTCGTCTCTATGATATGGACGAGACCTATACACTTTATATCAAAAGGGATGTTCAATCTAAATTGGGAAATGCCTTGATGGAGCCGATGGTGATTCCATTCCAGACTAATCATCCTGACTTCGACATGACTCAGTCCTTCGAAGAGGATGGTGTACAAATGGAGGTCAACCTAGACCAGCAGGAGGAAAAGATACTGGTGAAGGTCAAAGCAACGAATACGACAGCTGAAGCCATTCCTTATGTCGGGTTTAATGGGTGTGACCCTGGAATCACCGCCCAATTATACAAGGACACTGCAGATGGTCCTGTGAGAGTCGGAAGCCGCTGGGAAAATCGCGGAGGCTGTACACAAGACGTTCCCCAGTATAGTCTCGCAGCCGGTAAATCGATTGAAACAGTCGACATGCTTTATCCACCACAGCAGGATATGGAGCATCTCTATGTAAAAATAGTATTTAATCGTGGCACCTCTGGAAGCAATTCGAGTTTTAATCCAATCGTAGTATCAATTCCATTGCAGAATGACTAG
- a CDS encoding nitroreductase family protein produces MEKEAASKQSDFYQIVLGRRSVKSYDPEVKISHEEMTEILEEATRAPSSVNMQPWRFVVISTQEGKEKLAKLAMFNQTQVATSSAVIAVFGDMKSVEYAEEIYTKQVELGYMPEEVKEQLLTAFKPGYENMAARDMRDLVLIDASLVSMQLMLVARAHGYDTNPMGGYEKGKVAETFGLDSKRYIPVMLISVGKADKEGYPSYRLPVDTVTTWA; encoded by the coding sequence ATGGAAAAAGAAGCCGCTTCGAAGCAAAGTGATTTTTACCAGATTGTCCTCGGGCGCCGCTCGGTGAAAAGCTATGATCCAGAGGTGAAAATCAGTCATGAGGAAATGACGGAGATTCTTGAGGAGGCGACGCGTGCCCCTTCGTCTGTCAATATGCAGCCGTGGCGGTTTGTCGTGATTTCAACGCAGGAGGGAAAGGAAAAGCTCGCTAAGCTGGCGATGTTCAATCAAACCCAGGTCGCTACCTCGTCTGCGGTGATTGCCGTGTTTGGCGATATGAAGAGTGTGGAATATGCCGAGGAAATTTACACTAAACAAGTGGAGCTCGGCTATATGCCCGAGGAGGTCAAGGAACAGCTGCTCACCGCCTTCAAGCCGGGTTACGAGAACATGGCCGCCAGAGACATGCGCGATCTGGTGCTGATTGACGCGAGCCTTGTCTCGATGCAGCTGATGCTGGTCGCCCGTGCCCACGGCTATGACACAAACCCGATGGGCGGCTATGAAAAAGGCAAGGTCGCTGAGACATTCGGGCTCGACTCCAAGCGATATATTCCCGTGATGCTGATTTCGGTTGGAAAAGCAGACAAGGAAGGGTACCCATCCTACCGGCTGCCAGTGGATACGGTTACTACTTGGGCGTAA
- a CDS encoding EAL domain-containing protein translates to MRNLTARSRAIAFSTFLLIVNIILNFLYWKNEWMLLFISDFFQTIIPLISSYWLYQRYSIEKSSDRRFWLFLALATLSFAVAMLIWSCYEIILHIIDPFPTIADIFWNLMNVLLFTAFMYLIIQNRKTLRVNHILYDASIIFVVAFFSSWEFLFLPLLNDSLNPEILDKLMGISYPIGDLIVLFGLLCLYYTGRTKYQPQVFWFISLGIFHFLLADTVYLSLITNGSYYTGHPVELLWAVGLLLVGLSSFFGTGKALLPMPGPQRIGKTTSWGAYALSPRLVMPYFGVLLLFLLTVFQEKGFNSMTIGSIIAIVLILCRQIYTLAENRRLLGQLTELNKDLEQSVHDRTVALRNKNLQLKKSIQQAEYLAYHDYLTGLPNFRYFYKQLNDTLEEAKQKEEQVAILFLDLDRFKLINDSFGHSVGDLLLRQTAARLRTCVGDSGILCRQGGDEFLLFVPNTSQNKAAKLAKDLLESLQQVTKIQDQELIVTSSIGVSLFPDHGEEADLLIQRADTAMYSAKKALRNRFAVYHSSLTAGTAAMLHLERDLRFAVERQEFFLVYQPFVQIETGQITGVEALVRWKHPSKGIISPQQFIPVAEETGLIIPMGVWILETSCRQWRTWKEQGLPPLTMAVNVSINQFMDEQYLTHVRRIIDETGMDPNYLELEITENIPFASSYASHVVQELFDMGVRLSIDDFGTGYSSLQYLKKLPIHTLKIDQSFIQELPHSSSDASIVQTILSMAKHMHLQVIAEGVETMEQLAFLQQHHCHAAQGYYFSKPLALMEIEELLTRSQAVCI, encoded by the coding sequence ATGAGGAATTTAACGGCACGCAGCAGGGCGATCGCGTTTTCCACTTTTTTATTAATTGTCAATATCATCCTAAATTTTCTATATTGGAAAAATGAATGGATGCTCTTATTCATTTCGGATTTTTTCCAAACGATTATCCCGCTTATCTCTTCTTATTGGTTGTATCAGCGGTATTCAATTGAAAAGAGCAGTGACCGGAGGTTTTGGTTATTTCTTGCTCTTGCTACGCTTAGCTTTGCTGTTGCTATGCTTATTTGGAGCTGTTACGAGATTATTTTACATATCATCGACCCGTTCCCAACTATCGCTGATATTTTCTGGAACCTGATGAATGTGTTATTGTTCACGGCCTTTATGTATCTAATTATCCAGAACCGTAAAACCTTACGCGTCAATCATATCCTTTATGATGCAAGTATCATATTTGTAGTAGCGTTCTTCTCGAGCTGGGAGTTTTTGTTCCTACCGCTTCTAAACGATTCGCTTAACCCTGAGATATTAGATAAGCTGATGGGTATTAGTTATCCGATTGGTGATTTAATCGTCCTTTTCGGACTTCTATGCTTATATTATACCGGTCGAACGAAATATCAGCCGCAGGTGTTTTGGTTTATTTCCTTAGGTATATTCCATTTTCTACTGGCCGACACGGTGTATTTATCACTGATCACGAATGGCAGCTATTACACTGGACATCCAGTTGAGCTCCTGTGGGCCGTCGGGTTGCTATTGGTGGGGCTCTCGAGCTTTTTCGGTACAGGTAAGGCGCTTCTGCCCATGCCGGGTCCACAAAGGATAGGAAAAACCACTAGCTGGGGCGCCTATGCCCTGTCACCGCGTTTGGTGATGCCGTATTTTGGTGTACTTCTGCTGTTTCTTTTGACTGTTTTTCAGGAAAAGGGCTTTAACAGCATGACGATTGGCTCCATTATTGCCATTGTGCTGATTCTTTGTCGGCAGATTTACACGTTGGCCGAGAACAGAAGGCTGCTTGGACAGCTGACTGAGTTGAACAAGGATCTGGAGCAGAGTGTCCATGACCGTACGGTTGCGCTGCGAAACAAGAATTTGCAGCTGAAAAAATCGATTCAACAGGCTGAGTATTTAGCCTATCATGATTATTTAACCGGTCTGCCGAATTTCCGTTATTTTTACAAGCAGCTGAATGACACTCTCGAGGAGGCGAAGCAAAAAGAGGAGCAGGTGGCGATTCTCTTTCTCGATTTAGATCGTTTTAAGCTGATTAATGATTCCTTCGGTCACTCTGTCGGTGATTTGCTACTGCGGCAAACGGCTGCCAGACTTCGCACCTGCGTTGGGGATTCTGGTATTTTGTGCAGGCAGGGCGGGGATGAATTTCTCCTTTTTGTCCCGAATACTAGTCAGAATAAAGCGGCCAAGCTGGCAAAGGACCTGCTTGAATCGCTGCAACAGGTGACAAAAATTCAAGATCAAGAGCTGATTGTGACTTCTAGTATTGGTGTCAGTCTGTTTCCTGACCACGGCGAGGAGGCCGACCTCTTGATTCAACGGGCCGATACTGCGATGTATTCAGCGAAAAAGGCGCTGCGGAACCGCTTTGCAGTCTATCATTCCTCCCTGACGGCGGGAACGGCTGCCATGCTGCATTTGGAAAGAGACCTTCGCTTTGCAGTCGAAAGGCAGGAATTTTTCCTTGTCTATCAGCCGTTTGTTCAAATCGAGACAGGTCAGATTACCGGGGTGGAGGCCTTGGTGAGGTGGAAGCATCCTTCGAAGGGGATTATTTCTCCGCAGCAATTTATTCCGGTTGCCGAGGAGACCGGCCTTATTATTCCGATGGGAGTATGGATTCTCGAGACATCCTGCCGGCAATGGCGGACTTGGAAGGAACAAGGCCTCCCACCGTTGACAATGGCGGTAAATGTTTCGATTAATCAGTTCATGGATGAGCAATACCTGACCCACGTTCGGCGGATTATCGACGAAACGGGAATGGATCCCAACTATCTGGAGCTGGAGATTACCGAAAATATTCCGTTTGCCAGTAGCTACGCTTCCCATGTGGTTCAGGAGCTGTTTGATATGGGAGTCCGGCTCAGCATTGATGACTTTGGGACAGGCTACAGCTCGCTGCAATATTTGAAAAAGCTGCCGATTCATACACTCAAAATTGACCAATCCTTTATCCAGGAACTGCCCCACAGCAGCAGTGATGCCTCCATCGTGCAAACCATTCTCTCCATGGCCAAGCACATGCATCTGCAGGTCATTGCCGAAGGCGTCGAAACCATGGAACAGCTGGCATTTCTGCAGCAGCATCACTGTCATGCCGCCCAAGGGTATTACTTTAGCAAACCCTTAGCCCTGATGGAAATAGAAGAACTATTAACAAGAAGTCAGGCTGTATGCATATAA
- a CDS encoding CBO0543 family protein, whose protein sequence is MSRKSEVFLLRALFIFGFILFVPLVRRKPVKDMNEWLLVFFIKSYISTFVDTILNKKGYVRYPVNLVHHFNTSVLFNYLLFPIACVYYNQLTKHSSLVGILIKVFFISFPMSIIEDWLEKNTQLVKYSRGWSSKVSFYTLTLTFWLVRGLMALIRRVNKEGAVENSLS, encoded by the coding sequence TTGAGCAGGAAATCTGAAGTATTTTTATTGAGAGCTTTATTTATTTTTGGATTTATACTTTTCGTCCCGCTTGTCAGGAGAAAACCCGTAAAGGATATGAATGAATGGTTACTTGTCTTTTTCATAAAAAGCTACATTTCTACCTTTGTCGATACGATTTTGAATAAAAAAGGCTATGTGAGATATCCAGTGAATTTAGTCCATCATTTCAATACGAGCGTGTTATTTAATTATCTCTTATTTCCAATAGCCTGTGTGTACTATAATCAATTGACCAAGCACTCAAGCTTAGTGGGCATCCTTATCAAGGTTTTTTTCATCAGCTTTCCAATGAGCATCATTGAGGATTGGCTTGAAAAAAATACCCAATTGGTGAAATACAGCCGTGGATGGAGCTCAAAAGTAAGCTTCTATACCCTTACACTGACTTTTTGGCTTGTTAGAGGACTCATGGCACTTATACGCCGTGTCAATAAAGAGGGTGCTGTTGAAAATAGCCTTTCATAG
- a CDS encoding patatin-like phospholipase family protein, translating into MQNIGLILEGGGSRGVYTAGVLRYLMKENIYFPYTIGVSAGACNGCSYISRQAERNKQVNIDLVNHPEYLSLRNLVKNGQLFGMDFLFDKVPNQLVPFDYQTFNEAEEEFVVGTTDCITGEPVFYKKSAYAKDMLTLLRASSSLPVFAPVVPFEERVLMDGGIADPIPIKQSIKDGNQRNVIVLTRNRGYYKKPQSFSGYIRKKYQEYPGLVQALENRHKVYNETLQYIFDEEKKGNVLVVCPSEKLTVGRVEKNKRKLTALYQQGTQDIQNLAQPLKEFITQ; encoded by the coding sequence ATGCAAAATATAGGTTTAATTTTAGAAGGCGGAGGCAGCAGAGGCGTTTACACAGCCGGGGTTCTTCGCTATCTGATGAAAGAAAATATATATTTTCCGTATACCATTGGTGTATCGGCCGGGGCCTGCAATGGATGTTCATATATTTCCCGTCAGGCTGAGCGAAATAAACAGGTGAATATTGACCTGGTCAATCATCCTGAATATCTATCACTAAGGAATTTGGTTAAAAATGGACAGCTGTTTGGAATGGATTTTCTGTTTGATAAGGTACCTAATCAATTGGTCCCGTTTGACTATCAAACCTTTAATGAGGCGGAGGAGGAGTTTGTCGTCGGAACAACCGATTGCATTACGGGCGAGCCGGTTTTTTATAAAAAGTCAGCTTATGCAAAGGACATGCTCACGCTGCTGCGGGCATCAAGCTCCCTACCGGTCTTTGCCCCAGTCGTTCCCTTTGAAGAACGTGTCTTGATGGACGGCGGAATTGCAGACCCCATTCCAATCAAGCAGTCCATAAAAGATGGAAATCAGAGAAATGTCATAGTTCTCACAAGAAACCGAGGTTATTATAAAAAGCCTCAATCGTTCAGCGGCTATATTCGCAAAAAATATCAGGAATACCCAGGCTTGGTGCAGGCCTTAGAAAACCGTCACAAGGTATACAACGAAACCCTGCAATATATATTTGACGAAGAGAAAAAAGGAAATGTCCTAGTCGTGTGCCCATCCGAAAAACTAACCGTCGGCCGCGTCGAAAAAAACAAGAGAAAACTAACCGCGCTCTACCAACAAGGAACCCAAGACATCCAAAACCTAGCCCAACCCTTAAAAGAATTCATAACACAATGA
- a CDS encoding AraC family transcriptional regulator: MLQEFNQLMDYIEVHLTEEISGKNISRIVGVSDYHFKRMFSYMAGMTLNEYIKNRRLSQANVELIHGAKVTDIAYKYGYQSIEGFSRAFREWSGFLPSEVAKNKIQKSFPKFTFFIDIRGGISMEFKVEKKEKFNIVGVSKRVPIQFEGVNNAILELAQTITEQQRKEMHQLADLYPQQVLNVSYDFDEGYLEEKGNLTHMIGFATTKDNPFDDLEQITIDESLWAIFPNQGPFPSTMQETTAKIYSEWLPSSDYELVNLPGISFTKHTGTYENVYSEIWVAVKEKGSK; this comes from the coding sequence ATGTTACAGGAATTCAATCAGTTGATGGATTATATTGAGGTGCATTTGACGGAAGAAATCTCCGGGAAGAATATTTCAAGGATTGTCGGCGTATCTGATTATCATTTTAAAAGAATGTTCTCGTATATGGCGGGCATGACGTTGAATGAGTATATCAAAAATAGACGATTATCACAGGCAAATGTTGAGTTAATCCATGGTGCAAAGGTGACAGACATTGCCTATAAATATGGCTATCAATCAATAGAAGGATTTTCGCGGGCCTTTCGGGAATGGAGTGGTTTTTTACCATCCGAGGTAGCTAAAAACAAAATCCAAAAATCATTTCCCAAGTTTACATTTTTTATCGATATAAGAGGAGGAATATCTATGGAATTCAAAGTTGAGAAAAAAGAGAAGTTTAATATAGTGGGTGTTTCAAAAAGAGTACCAATCCAATTCGAGGGTGTAAATAATGCGATCCTCGAGCTTGCCCAGACGATTACTGAGCAGCAGAGAAAGGAAATGCATCAATTAGCTGACTTATATCCTCAGCAGGTATTGAATGTATCCTATGATTTTGACGAAGGGTACCTGGAGGAAAAGGGAAACTTAACGCATATGATTGGCTTTGCCACAACCAAAGACAATCCATTCGATGATTTGGAGCAGATTACTATTGACGAAAGCTTATGGGCGATTTTCCCAAATCAAGGCCCATTCCCTTCTACGATGCAAGAAACAACAGCAAAAATCTATTCCGAATGGCTGCCATCGTCCGACTATGAACTAGTCAATTTACCAGGCATTTCCTTTACAAAGCATACCGGGACATATGAAAATGTCTATAGCGAAATTTGGGTAGCCGTAAAGGAAAAAGGCAGCAAATAA